In Plantibacter sp. PA-3-X8, one DNA window encodes the following:
- a CDS encoding DUF5719 family protein yields the protein MPSKRGVAITSGRIVTGLVGIGIAAVTIAAAGQLPLPTVEIAPQDIRVTPVAGDQSVVCPGPLLALAQDATAATAAGSFGPASVDFGANGVTPTTSELAAPDNTSGAADGGPTVITVPGATDGTVTPLSGAQSQIAAEAEVAGLAAAACTPASAESWLVGGSSDIGRTTLILLSNPSAVDANVTLEVFGAAGRIDAPGAAGIVVATGTQRVIALTGLAPNEPTPVVHVTSEGGQVVAALQQSTVRVLTPGGVEVQGPTASPSTDLVIPGVVVTAPAAAGASSDTASVDDRATALRLFAPGSEPADVVITATRENAKDEPIVIDATIQPGVPGEIALAELPAGEFSLEVTSTRPVVAAARTNSRGGTLEDFAWFGATPALDDTAALTVPTGPGQKLHVFNPSGSDAELTLTGADGKETTAKVGAGAAVTIGVGAGQSYVLAGADGLHASISLAAAGRLTSLPVTPPNPLAAPISVYPR from the coding sequence ATGCCCAGTAAGCGCGGAGTCGCCATTACCTCCGGTCGGATCGTCACCGGCCTCGTCGGGATCGGGATCGCCGCGGTCACGATCGCAGCGGCTGGGCAGCTGCCCCTCCCGACGGTCGAGATCGCCCCTCAGGACATCCGAGTCACCCCGGTGGCCGGCGATCAGTCGGTCGTGTGCCCGGGGCCGCTGCTCGCCCTGGCCCAGGACGCGACGGCCGCCACGGCAGCCGGCTCCTTCGGCCCGGCGAGTGTCGACTTCGGAGCGAACGGGGTGACGCCCACGACGAGTGAGTTGGCAGCACCCGACAACACGAGCGGTGCGGCGGACGGCGGACCCACGGTGATCACCGTCCCCGGCGCGACCGACGGCACGGTGACGCCCCTGAGTGGCGCGCAGTCGCAGATCGCCGCCGAAGCCGAGGTCGCCGGTCTGGCGGCCGCCGCCTGCACGCCGGCATCGGCCGAGAGCTGGCTCGTCGGTGGTTCGAGCGACATCGGTCGTACCACCCTGATCCTCTTGAGCAACCCGTCGGCCGTCGACGCGAACGTGACCCTCGAGGTCTTCGGTGCCGCCGGGCGGATCGACGCTCCGGGTGCCGCCGGGATCGTCGTCGCCACCGGCACGCAGCGCGTGATCGCCCTCACCGGCCTCGCACCCAACGAGCCGACCCCGGTCGTGCACGTGACGAGCGAGGGCGGCCAGGTGGTGGCCGCGCTCCAGCAGAGCACGGTCCGCGTCCTGACCCCCGGTGGCGTCGAGGTCCAGGGGCCGACCGCGTCGCCTTCGACCGACCTCGTGATCCCCGGCGTCGTCGTCACGGCCCCCGCGGCCGCAGGGGCGAGCTCCGACACCGCGTCCGTCGACGACCGGGCCACGGCCCTCAGACTGTTCGCGCCGGGATCCGAGCCAGCCGACGTCGTCATCACCGCCACCCGGGAGAACGCGAAGGACGAGCCGATCGTCATCGACGCGACCATCCAGCCGGGCGTTCCCGGTGAGATCGCCCTGGCCGAACTCCCGGCCGGTGAGTTCTCGCTGGAGGTCACCTCGACCCGACCGGTGGTCGCGGCGGCCCGGACGAACTCGCGCGGCGGAACGCTCGAGGACTTCGCCTGGTTCGGAGCGACGCCCGCACTCGACGACACCGCGGCCCTCACGGTCCCCACCGGGCCGGGGCAGAAGCTCCACGTCTTCAACCCGTCTGGCTCCGACGCCGAACTCACGTTGACGGGGGCTGACGGCAAGGAGACCACGGCGAAGGTCGGCGCCGGAGCGGCGGTGACCATCGGCGTCGGCGCCGGTCAGAGCTACGTCCTCGCCGGGGCCGACGGCCTCCACGCCTCGATCAGTCTCGCCGCGGCGGGGCGGCTCACGTCGCTGCCGGTCACGCCGCCGAACCCGCTGGCGGCGCCGATCAGCGTCTACCCGCGCTGA
- a CDS encoding glycosyltransferase has translation MSPRVTAILVVRDGSEPLARTLDALRAQTRPADGIIAVATRASEATIEELGRVPGMKLVTSTEDLSFAQAVAAGVRVTDQPEDAEQMLWLLSEDTAPEPTALAALLGALEVSPSVGVAGPKILDWDDASFLRRYGETITTLGAAVPVVEDELDQAQHDTMNDVMAVGPAGMLVRHQLWDQLGGFDQALVADDALDFCIRTRLAGYLVAVVPTARVASAGEGIAGPSWSNRLGARRRRHRQARAAQLHRRLVYAPGIMVPVHWLSLVPLAILRVIGHFVKKQPELVLGELSAAFAVAFSGTKVGSARRQLAKNRTLGWSSIAGLRMRLDEVRRKRALAREATQIGFIGEERDLRFFSGGGAWVVLATAVIGAAILAPLLGATYLTGGGLLPLSATVGELWQHIGFGWRDVGLGFVGAADPFSAVLAVLGTITFWQPSFSLVLLFLLALPLSALGAWFAATRLTERSGPRAVAALLWALAPTLLTALADGRPAAVIVHVLLPWLFYAGVVASRSWAAAGTSAFLFAAITASSPSLAPALLVIWVVAMVFAGRGVARVGLVPIPAIALFAPLIWQQGLHRDNWLGLLADPGVATPGTAASGWQLSLGFPGGSLGGWSQLGAALGLPGATPAIVVPALLAPLAIVALLALFLPGSRRAVPLLIAAFLGLVSAVFATHLLLASAAGTAVPVWAGAAISLYWLGIVGAATLGLDRIPRFRAAPALVMVLAAAVIALPLALAQPLGTSVVRESSGRQLPAYVTAATQTDPRLGTLVITPGDDGTITAVVIRGQGETLDGQSTIAQTAPGVSSDDRVVAELAGNLASQSGLDPTETLVEHGIAFVLLSPVADGEEQTAAGQTAGRAASALDANAALVAVGDTTSGTLWRTVADVGTGPELPTSNVLGTLIGVGLGVVFLITLLLSIPNGASRDGYRAGSRKPAKLKGRAARKAAASGATVAVIDDDATGTYDDEEPTADLDDEAEGSESADTADASTRPPKPRWWRRGQASAEAPAPAAVTAEPADDAESVDDRASTVDTGSVTDVAVDTDRDVTGSTPDADADADTNTNTTADEVPDEPAVATGDVAVPDPDPSDSTETTPDPDTTRRDTPGTEQPHAQ, from the coding sequence ATGTCTCCCCGAGTAACGGCGATTCTCGTGGTGCGCGACGGCTCAGAGCCGCTCGCACGCACGCTCGACGCCCTCCGTGCCCAGACCCGTCCGGCGGACGGGATCATCGCCGTCGCCACCCGCGCGAGTGAGGCGACGATCGAGGAACTCGGTCGCGTCCCCGGCATGAAGCTCGTGACCTCGACCGAGGACCTCAGCTTCGCGCAAGCTGTGGCCGCCGGCGTCCGCGTCACCGATCAGCCGGAGGACGCCGAGCAGATGCTCTGGTTGCTCTCCGAGGACACGGCTCCCGAGCCGACGGCGCTCGCCGCCCTGTTGGGCGCCCTCGAGGTCTCGCCGTCCGTCGGTGTGGCCGGCCCGAAGATCCTCGACTGGGACGACGCGTCGTTCCTTCGTCGCTACGGCGAGACGATCACCACCCTCGGGGCGGCGGTCCCGGTGGTCGAGGACGAGCTCGACCAGGCCCAGCACGACACGATGAACGACGTGATGGCGGTCGGTCCGGCCGGCATGCTCGTGCGCCATCAGCTGTGGGACCAGTTGGGCGGCTTCGACCAGGCCCTCGTGGCGGACGACGCCCTCGACTTCTGCATCAGGACCCGCCTCGCGGGCTACCTGGTCGCGGTCGTGCCGACGGCGCGGGTCGCCTCAGCCGGCGAAGGCATCGCCGGGCCCTCCTGGTCGAACCGGCTCGGCGCGCGTCGTCGTCGCCATCGCCAGGCCCGCGCCGCACAGCTCCACCGGCGTCTCGTCTATGCGCCCGGGATCATGGTCCCCGTGCACTGGCTCAGCCTCGTGCCCCTCGCCATCCTGCGGGTCATCGGCCACTTCGTGAAGAAGCAACCCGAGCTCGTGCTGGGCGAGCTCTCGGCGGCGTTCGCCGTCGCGTTCTCCGGAACGAAGGTCGGGAGTGCCCGGCGCCAGCTCGCGAAGAACCGGACCTTGGGCTGGTCGAGCATCGCCGGCCTGCGGATGCGACTCGACGAGGTCCGCCGCAAACGCGCGCTCGCGCGGGAGGCGACGCAGATCGGCTTCATCGGCGAGGAACGCGACCTCCGCTTCTTCTCCGGCGGAGGCGCCTGGGTCGTCCTCGCGACGGCGGTCATCGGAGCGGCGATCCTCGCTCCGCTCCTCGGAGCCACGTACCTCACCGGTGGGGGACTCCTCCCGCTCTCGGCGACCGTCGGCGAACTCTGGCAGCACATCGGCTTCGGGTGGCGCGACGTCGGTCTCGGCTTCGTCGGTGCCGCCGACCCGTTCAGTGCGGTCCTCGCGGTGCTCGGGACCATCACCTTCTGGCAGCCTTCGTTCTCCCTGGTCCTGCTCTTCCTGCTCGCGCTACCGCTCTCGGCGCTCGGCGCCTGGTTCGCCGCCACCCGGCTCACGGAGCGCAGCGGTCCTCGTGCGGTGGCGGCGCTGCTCTGGGCGCTCGCCCCGACGCTCCTGACCGCGCTCGCCGATGGCCGTCCCGCGGCCGTCATCGTCCATGTCCTGCTGCCCTGGCTCTTCTACGCGGGTGTGGTCGCGTCCCGGTCGTGGGCCGCAGCCGGCACGAGCGCCTTCCTGTTCGCAGCGATCACAGCGAGCTCGCCGTCCCTCGCCCCGGCGTTGCTCGTCATCTGGGTCGTCGCGATGGTCTTCGCCGGTCGAGGTGTCGCCAGGGTCGGACTCGTCCCGATCCCCGCCATCGCGCTGTTCGCCCCGCTCATCTGGCAGCAGGGGCTCCATCGCGACAACTGGCTCGGACTCCTCGCCGACCCGGGCGTCGCGACGCCCGGGACCGCGGCGTCCGGCTGGCAACTGTCCCTCGGCTTCCCCGGCGGCAGCCTGGGTGGATGGAGCCAGCTCGGCGCAGCGCTCGGGCTGCCGGGTGCGACTCCCGCCATCGTGGTACCCGCGCTGCTCGCGCCACTCGCGATCGTCGCTCTGCTGGCCCTGTTCCTTCCGGGCTCCAGACGGGCCGTCCCGTTGCTGATCGCGGCGTTCCTCGGACTCGTGTCGGCGGTGTTCGCCACGCATCTCCTCCTCGCCTCCGCCGCCGGAACGGCCGTCCCCGTCTGGGCCGGCGCGGCGATCAGCCTGTACTGGCTCGGGATCGTGGGTGCTGCGACCCTCGGCCTCGATCGCATCCCGCGGTTCCGGGCAGCCCCGGCGCTCGTCATGGTCCTCGCCGCCGCGGTGATCGCCCTCCCGCTCGCGCTCGCGCAGCCCCTCGGCACCTCGGTGGTCCGTGAGAGTTCCGGGCGGCAGCTGCCCGCCTACGTGACGGCCGCTACACAGACCGATCCGCGGCTCGGCACCCTCGTCATCACGCCCGGCGACGACGGGACCATCACCGCAGTCGTCATCCGTGGACAGGGGGAGACGCTCGACGGCCAGTCCACCATCGCCCAGACGGCCCCCGGCGTGTCCTCAGACGACCGCGTCGTCGCCGAGCTCGCCGGCAACCTCGCGTCGCAGAGCGGACTGGACCCGACGGAGACCCTCGTCGAGCACGGCATCGCCTTCGTGCTGCTGTCGCCGGTCGCCGACGGCGAAGAGCAGACGGCGGCGGGTCAGACCGCCGGCCGTGCGGCGAGCGCGCTCGACGCGAACGCGGCGCTGGTCGCCGTCGGTGACACGACGAGCGGGACGCTCTGGCGCACCGTCGCGGACGTCGGCACCGGTCCCGAGCTCCCCACGTCCAACGTGCTCGGCACCCTCATCGGTGTCGGCCTGGGCGTCGTGTTCCTCATCACCCTGCTCCTGAGCATCCCCAACGGTGCGTCCCGCGACGGGTACCGCGCGGGATCCAGGAAGCCGGCGAAGCTGAAGGGCCGTGCCGCTCGTAAGGCGGCCGCCTCCGGGGCGACGGTCGCGGTGATCGACGACGACGCGACCGGCACCTATGACGACGAGGAACCGACCGCCGATCTCGACGACGAGGCGGAGGGATCCGAGTCGGCCGACACCGCCGACGCGTCGACCCGCCCGCCCAAGCCGCGCTGGTGGCGTCGGGGTCAGGCCTCCGCCGAGGCGCCCGCGCCCGCGGCGGTGACTGCCGAACCAGCCGATGACGCCGAGTCCGTCGACGACCGTGCATCGACCGTCGACACCGGGTCGGTCACGGACGTCGCCGTCGACACGGACCGCGACGTGACCGGGTCGACTCCAGACGCCGACGCCGACGCCGACACGAACACGAACACCACAGCCGACGAGGTTCCCGACGAACCGGCGGTCGCCACGGGCGATGTCGCCGTGCCCGATCCGGATCCGAGCGACTCCACCGAGACGACGCCGGATCCCGACACCACCCGCCGGGACACCCCGGGAACGGAGCAGCCGCATGCCCAGTAA
- a CDS encoding WhiB family transcriptional regulator → MAIPEYRAGVPDDWFVDPVNLGVPGVRQPAAEGEDDTQLSWQTDALCAQTDPEAFFPEKGGSTRDAKRICTSCDVKSQCLEYALANDERFGIWGGLSERERRKLRKRAV, encoded by the coding sequence ATGGCGATTCCTGAGTATCGTGCCGGAGTACCCGACGACTGGTTCGTCGATCCGGTCAATCTCGGAGTCCCCGGCGTCCGTCAGCCCGCTGCCGAGGGCGAGGACGACACCCAGCTCTCCTGGCAGACCGACGCGCTGTGCGCGCAGACCGACCCTGAGGCGTTCTTCCCCGAGAAGGGTGGCTCCACGCGCGACGCGAAGCGGATCTGCACCAGCTGCGACGTCAAGTCGCAGTGCCTCGAGTACGCACTCGCGAACGACGAGCGCTTCGGCATCTGGGGCGGCCTGTCCGAACGCGAGCGTCGCAAACTCCGCAAACGCGCCGTCTGA
- the galE gene encoding UDP-glucose 4-epimerase GalE: MAWLVTGGAGYIGAHVVRAFQAEGIDVVVLDDLSSGHERFVPEGVPFVRGTLLDGSVLERTFSEFELSGVVHVAGYKYAGVSVQRPLHTYAQNVTATAMLLAAMEEHRVERIVFSSSAAVYGTTDVDLVTEDTPKAPESPYGESKLIGEWLLRDQGVATGLRHTSLRYFNVVGSGTDEVYDTSPHNLFPLVFDALLAGRTPRINGDDYPTPDGTCVRDYLHVADLAAAHVAAAKRLDAGESLEAAYNLGSGDGSSVGEIMTAMAEVTGIDFTPEIMPRRAGDPARIVASGALAARDLDWRMRHDLRQMVESAWRARRAAD; encoded by the coding sequence GTGGCGTGGCTGGTGACGGGCGGAGCCGGATACATCGGAGCCCATGTGGTTCGGGCCTTCCAGGCGGAGGGGATCGACGTCGTCGTCCTCGACGACCTGTCGAGCGGGCACGAGCGCTTCGTCCCTGAGGGTGTGCCGTTCGTCCGCGGAACCCTGCTCGACGGCTCGGTCCTCGAGCGCACCTTCTCCGAGTTCGAGCTGAGCGGTGTCGTCCATGTCGCCGGGTACAAGTACGCGGGTGTCTCCGTGCAGCGCCCGCTCCACACCTACGCCCAGAACGTCACGGCCACCGCGATGCTGCTCGCCGCGATGGAGGAGCACCGGGTGGAGCGCATCGTCTTCTCGTCGAGCGCCGCGGTGTACGGGACGACGGACGTCGACCTGGTCACCGAGGACACCCCGAAAGCGCCCGAGTCGCCCTACGGCGAGTCCAAGCTCATCGGCGAGTGGCTGCTCCGCGACCAGGGTGTCGCCACCGGGCTGCGTCACACCTCGCTGCGGTACTTCAACGTCGTCGGTTCCGGGACGGACGAGGTCTACGACACGAGCCCACACAACCTCTTCCCACTCGTCTTCGACGCGCTTCTCGCCGGACGCACCCCACGCATCAACGGTGACGACTACCCGACGCCGGACGGCACCTGCGTCCGCGACTACCTGCACGTCGCGGATCTCGCGGCCGCGCACGTCGCCGCAGCCAAGCGGCTCGATGCGGGTGAGTCCCTCGAGGCCGCCTACAACCTCGGGAGCGGCGACGGGTCGAGCGTCGGCGAGATCATGACCGCGATGGCGGAGGTGACCGGGATCGACTTCACCCCCGAGATCATGCCGCGGAGGGCGGGCGACCCCGCGCGGATCGTCGCGTCCGGTGCGCTCGCAGCTCGCGATCTCGACTGGCGGATGCGACACGATCTGCGCCAGATGGTGGAGAGCGCATGGCGGGCCAGGCGCGCCGCCGACTGA
- a CDS encoding GlxA family transcriptional regulator has translation MLSKVALLAIPGLQPFEFSVVCEVFGIDRSDQGGPAFDLRIVTKDPGPVRMNLSDDGARGFDMIVDDDLSFAAEADLVVITGRGGSRGGAVDEAYLDVLRAAEARGAWVLSVCSGSFVLGQAGLLDGRRSTTHWMYTSEQQTMFPGTTVDPDVLFVEDRKVITGAGTAAGIDACLHLVRQEYGAASANVIARRMVVPPQRDGGQAQYVLSPVAAQQCESLAPVVDWMLDHLAEDLPIGRLARQAHMSERTFARRFRSELGSTPAAWLNRQRLFRAQEMLERTDHGVERIAADTGFGTAAVLRHHFDRVLGTTPAAYRRSFGMRESA, from the coding sequence ATGCTGTCGAAGGTCGCCCTGCTCGCCATTCCGGGGCTGCAACCGTTCGAGTTCAGCGTCGTCTGCGAGGTCTTCGGCATCGACCGGTCGGACCAGGGCGGTCCCGCCTTCGACCTCCGCATCGTCACGAAGGACCCAGGTCCGGTCCGGATGAACCTGAGCGACGACGGTGCGCGGGGCTTCGACATGATCGTCGACGACGACCTGTCCTTCGCGGCCGAGGCGGACCTCGTGGTGATCACCGGTCGTGGCGGATCGCGTGGCGGAGCGGTCGACGAGGCCTACCTCGACGTCCTCCGAGCGGCGGAGGCGCGGGGTGCCTGGGTCCTCAGCGTGTGCAGCGGGTCGTTCGTCCTCGGTCAGGCGGGGCTGCTCGACGGTCGCCGCAGCACGACCCACTGGATGTACACCAGCGAGCAGCAGACCATGTTCCCGGGCACCACCGTCGACCCCGACGTGCTGTTCGTCGAGGACCGCAAGGTCATCACGGGCGCGGGGACCGCTGCCGGCATCGACGCGTGTCTGCACCTGGTACGACAGGAGTACGGCGCGGCGAGCGCCAACGTCATCGCCCGCCGGATGGTCGTCCCGCCACAGCGCGACGGCGGTCAGGCCCAGTACGTCCTCTCCCCCGTCGCGGCGCAGCAGTGCGAGTCGCTCGCCCCGGTCGTCGACTGGATGCTCGACCACCTCGCCGAGGACCTGCCCATCGGGCGTCTCGCGCGGCAGGCGCACATGTCCGAGCGGACCTTCGCGCGCCGCTTCCGCTCGGAGCTCGGCAGCACGCCGGCCGCTTGGTTGAACCGGCAACGCCTGTTCCGAGCGCAGGAGATGCTCGAACGCACCGACCACGGTGTCGAGCGGATCGCTGCGGACACCGGGTTCGGCACCGCGGCGGTCCTCCGTCATCACTTCGACCGCGTCCTCGGCACCACGCCCGCCGCCTACCGGCGGAGTTTCGGGATGCGGGAGAGCGCCTGA
- the manA gene encoding mannose-6-phosphate isomerase, class I, whose product MFVPLRATPRDYAWGSSTAIAEVLGSEPSGRPEAELWLGAHPGAPTPIADPSTVGGHADLERWLAADPAALGGRGSLPFLLKVLAAAHPLSLQAHPDLDRAAAGFAAENERGVPLDAPHRNYKDALHKPELIVALRDGFEALCGFRELAATDALLVDLVASAPDPAAAARITMLRGMLAAPDGLRDTVRILLEQLPGGLLDALVASAAAPGSGAFDAERALVGRLAEEYPGDPGIAVALLLNLVTLRAGEALYLPAGNIHAYLRGIGVELMAASDNVLRGGLTPKHVDVPELLEVLEFEPRPVPWLTPTDLGGGRSLFVPDVPDFELLRVDLPAEPSEQDPSFHLPGPGIAIVTDGSVRITGATSSVELARGGYAFITPDEAELRFSGTGTLFLATTQG is encoded by the coding sequence ATGTTCGTGCCGCTCCGTGCCACTCCTCGTGACTACGCGTGGGGGTCGTCGACGGCGATCGCGGAGGTGCTCGGGTCCGAGCCCTCGGGACGTCCGGAGGCGGAACTCTGGCTCGGCGCACACCCCGGGGCCCCGACGCCGATCGCGGATCCATCGACGGTGGGGGGACACGCCGACCTCGAACGTTGGCTCGCCGCCGATCCCGCCGCGCTCGGCGGGCGCGGCTCGCTGCCGTTCCTCCTCAAGGTCCTCGCAGCGGCCCATCCGCTCTCGCTGCAGGCCCACCCCGACCTGGACCGGGCCGCCGCGGGCTTCGCCGCCGAGAACGAACGCGGGGTGCCGCTCGACGCTCCGCACCGCAACTACAAGGACGCGCTCCACAAGCCGGAACTCATCGTCGCGCTCCGGGACGGCTTCGAGGCGCTCTGCGGGTTCCGCGAGCTCGCCGCGACCGATGCGCTGCTCGTCGACCTGGTGGCCTCGGCACCCGATCCGGCTGCGGCAGCGCGCATCACCATGCTCCGCGGGATGCTGGCCGCCCCCGACGGGCTCCGCGACACCGTGCGGATCCTGCTCGAACAGCTCCCCGGCGGGCTGCTCGACGCCCTCGTCGCGTCCGCCGCGGCTCCCGGGTCGGGTGCATTCGACGCCGAGCGGGCCCTGGTCGGGCGGCTCGCGGAGGAGTATCCGGGCGATCCCGGCATCGCGGTCGCCCTGCTCCTCAACCTCGTCACGTTGCGAGCCGGCGAAGCGCTCTACCTCCCCGCCGGCAACATCCACGCCTACCTCAGGGGGATCGGCGTCGAGCTCATGGCCGCGAGCGACAACGTCCTGCGCGGCGGGCTCACGCCGAAGCACGTCGACGTGCCCGAGCTGCTCGAGGTCCTGGAGTTCGAGCCGCGGCCGGTGCCGTGGCTGACCCCGACGGACCTGGGTGGGGGACGCAGCCTCTTCGTCCCGGACGTGCCGGACTTCGAGCTGCTGCGGGTGGATCTGCCCGCAGAGCCGTCCGAGCAGGATCCCTCGTTCCACCTCCCCGGACCCGGCATCGCGATCGTGACCGACGGTTCGGTGCGGATCACCGGAGCCACCTCGTCGGTGGAGCTCGCTCGAGGTGGCTACGCCTTCATCACGCCCGACGAGGCGGAACTGCGCTTCTCCGGGACCGGGACCCTCTTCCTCGCGACGACCCAGGGCTGA
- a CDS encoding acyl-CoA dehydrogenase family protein, with protein sequence MIFEPLASDFYGFESLLTAPEQEAIARLRAWAETEAKPIVNEYWERAEFPKHLITPLLELDVARWAWPETTPFENSAVFRGLASMELSRIDASISTFVGVQDGLTMGSISECGSQEQQDEWLPKLASGEVLGAFGLTEPQSGSDSAQGLRTTATRDGDDWILSGSKRWIGNATFSDITIIWAKDTADGQVKGFIVPTDSPGYSATKIEGKISLRMVQNADITLENVRVPERLRLQHANSFRDTAKVLRLTRAGVAWSSVGVAVGAYEAAVAYAKERVQFGKPIAGHQLIQDLLSKCLGNITASMAMCVRVSQMLDEGTQRDEHSALAKAFCTARMRETVAWAREIMGGNGIVLDYHAARFFADAEALYSYEGTREMNALIVGRAITGTAAFV encoded by the coding sequence ATGATCTTCGAACCCCTCGCCAGCGACTTCTACGGCTTCGAGAGCCTCCTGACGGCTCCCGAGCAGGAGGCCATCGCCCGCCTCCGAGCCTGGGCCGAGACCGAGGCGAAGCCGATCGTGAACGAGTACTGGGAGCGAGCCGAGTTCCCGAAGCACCTCATCACCCCGCTCCTCGAGCTCGACGTCGCCCGGTGGGCCTGGCCGGAGACGACGCCGTTCGAGAACAGCGCCGTGTTCCGCGGCCTCGCCTCGATGGAGCTCTCCCGGATCGACGCGTCGATCTCCACCTTCGTCGGCGTGCAGGACGGTCTCACCATGGGGTCGATCAGTGAGTGCGGCTCGCAGGAGCAGCAGGACGAGTGGCTCCCGAAGCTCGCCTCGGGCGAGGTCCTCGGTGCGTTCGGCCTCACCGAGCCGCAGTCGGGGTCGGACAGCGCACAGGGGCTCCGCACCACGGCCACGAGGGACGGCGACGACTGGATCCTGTCCGGCTCGAAACGGTGGATCGGCAACGCGACCTTCAGCGACATCACGATCATCTGGGCGAAGGACACGGCCGACGGTCAGGTGAAGGGCTTCATCGTGCCGACCGACTCCCCCGGCTACTCCGCGACCAAGATCGAGGGCAAGATCAGCCTGCGCATGGTGCAGAACGCCGACATCACCCTCGAAAATGTCCGGGTCCCCGAGCGCCTCCGGCTGCAGCACGCGAACTCCTTCCGCGACACGGCGAAGGTCCTGCGGCTCACCCGCGCCGGCGTCGCCTGGTCGAGTGTCGGCGTCGCTGTCGGCGCGTACGAGGCGGCGGTCGCCTACGCCAAGGAGCGCGTGCAGTTCGGCAAGCCGATCGCGGGCCACCAGCTGATCCAGGACCTCCTCTCGAAGTGCCTCGGGAACATCACGGCATCGATGGCGATGTGCGTCCGGGTCTCGCAGATGCTCGACGAGGGCACCCAGCGCGACGAGCACTCCGCGCTCGCCAAGGCGTTCTGCACCGCGCGGATGCGCGAGACGGTCGCCTGGGCACGGGAGATCATGGGTGGGAACGGCATCGTGCTGGACTACCACGCCGCCCGGTTCTTCGCGGATGCCGAAGCCCTCTACAGCTATGAGGGCACGCGGGAGATGAACGCGCTCATCGTCGGGCGGGCCATCACCGGCACCGCGGCGTTCGTCTGA
- a CDS encoding O-antigen ligase: protein MLSTEPAPPRPPAALTTRALVVRHVAVFATFAVLAGTFWTNLFTIWGYTAVALVSGGAALACLMVVRPKWRRTRVPWSLVGYGVLSIVSLAWSAYPSGTAATLLGAALCTILGVTLAGCFTWPEVIRVLGRAVTWVLSLSLLFEFVVAAIIRHPVLPNFYAGDAADPPLLDYWSRDLLFSGGRIQGISGNANLLAVVALLGIIVFGLRLAARRDEPGAARLAGPERRWTLLIRLGLSVVMFLLSFSTTILLAAVVTAVVLAAALAIRRAPRPEARTPVYLGFLGIGVVGAVGAVVFRTQLLGLLGKSPDLTGRLDIWATVWRLIEQRPVFGWGFSSPWAPWEPLFTDLVIRRGVRQLQAHNAWLDVWFQLGVVGLVLFAAVVLSMLTRTWFLAVDRPRVDLDARRPYTALSLAPVLIAVSLVVQSVAESRLLIESGWVLLVLLVVKTKQEPAWPIPAVATSADLAPTHRRDVVGG, encoded by the coding sequence ATGCTGTCCACCGAACCCGCCCCGCCCCGCCCGCCGGCAGCGCTGACGACACGCGCGCTCGTCGTCAGACACGTCGCCGTGTTCGCGACGTTCGCAGTTCTCGCCGGGACGTTCTGGACGAACCTCTTCACCATCTGGGGCTACACGGCGGTGGCACTCGTCTCAGGTGGTGCCGCGCTCGCGTGCCTGATGGTCGTCCGCCCGAAGTGGCGGCGCACCCGGGTGCCGTGGTCGCTCGTCGGCTACGGGGTGCTGTCGATCGTCTCGCTCGCCTGGTCCGCCTACCCGAGCGGCACAGCCGCGACCCTGCTCGGTGCGGCGCTCTGCACCATCCTCGGAGTGACCCTCGCCGGCTGCTTCACCTGGCCCGAGGTCATCCGGGTCCTCGGACGTGCCGTGACGTGGGTGCTGTCACTCTCCCTCCTCTTCGAGTTCGTCGTCGCGGCGATCATCCGGCACCCGGTGCTCCCCAACTTCTACGCCGGTGACGCGGCGGACCCGCCGTTGCTCGACTACTGGTCGCGGGACCTCCTGTTCTCCGGAGGACGCATCCAGGGCATCTCGGGGAACGCCAACCTCCTCGCCGTGGTGGCGCTGCTCGGGATCATCGTCTTCGGGCTTCGGCTGGCGGCGCGGCGCGACGAGCCCGGCGCAGCCAGGCTGGCCGGCCCCGAACGTCGCTGGACCCTGCTCATCCGCCTCGGTCTCTCCGTCGTGATGTTCCTCCTGAGCTTCTCGACCACCATCCTGCTCGCCGCCGTGGTGACGGCGGTGGTGCTCGCCGCCGCACTGGCGATCCGTCGGGCACCTCGCCCGGAGGCGAGGACACCGGTGTACCTCGGCTTCCTCGGCATCGGGGTCGTCGGCGCGGTGGGAGCGGTCGTCTTCCGGACGCAGCTCCTCGGCCTCCTCGGGAAGAGCCCGGACCTCACCGGTCGACTCGACATCTGGGCGACCGTGTGGCGCCTCATCGAACAGCGACCGGTCTTCGGTTGGGGCTTCTCGAGCCCGTGGGCACCGTGGGAGCCGCTCTTCACCGACCTCGTCATCCGACGCGGCGTCCGACAGCTCCAGGCGCACAACGCCTGGCTCGACGTCTGGTTCCAACTCGGCGTCGTCGGCCTCGTGCTCTTCGCCGCGGTCGTCCTGTCCATGTTGACGCGCACCTGGTTCCTGGCCGTCGACCGTCCACGCGTCGACCTCGACGCACGGCGGCCGTACACGGCCCTCTCGCTCGCCCCCGTCCTCATCGCGGTCTCCCTCGTCGTGCAGTCGGTCGCGGAGAGTCGGTTGCTCATCGAATCCGGCTGGGTCCTCCTGGTGCTCCTCGTCGTGAAGACGAAGCAGGAACCCGCCTGGCCGATCCCCGCCGTCGCGACCTCGGCCGACCTCGCACCCACGCACCGGCGCGACGTCGTCGGCGGATGA